The region GCTGTGGTATTTAAGATGACCACAGGAACTGTTTGTGCATTAGATTTTGGATCTTTGGAGGATCGTTTTGGTGCTGGTTCCTGGGGTAATATGCTGGTAAGGCAtggtctcttcctctcttcctctcttcctctcttcctctcttcctctcttcctctcttcctctcttcctctcttcctctcttcctctcttcctctcttcctctaaGAATGTATGATTTCTCCTTTTTCATGAGTTAATCTGTTATGTTCTGATATAGAGTTTGTTTTGACTTGTTGGTTGATTTTATTAGACTGACATCCAAGAATTTggtgatttaattgataattgtcattcaccataattattcatttcaatCTAGCACGCCAGACCACTTGTGTTCAGTACTTAGAGGGTTGAACATCTTAACAAGGATATTGTTTGTTGGAACCACTTGTATACAACCTATTTGTATACAACCTATATTattaagggtgtcaataattctggagcccactaacTGAACACTATTGAAGTTGTATTCCCCTacaccaggggtcggcaaccctggtcctggagagccgcagggtgtgttggctttcgttgttacttggcattaattgatctaTGAAAgctgttgattacacagttaacctacctcacctggtttcttgggtcggAATTGGTTGCTTaatttaaggtggagacgaaagccagcacaccctgcagctctccaggaccagggttgccgacccctgccctacacTCTATAGTGGGAAAAATCAGGACACCAAGCTGTAATATTTCTATCAGAAATATTCTGCGGTTGGATACCTGAGACGGCTCCACTCCGAAAGATAATTCTCAGGTTTCATCAGGGGGCAGCTTTGGACGTAGGTTATTTGGCATGAGATGTGTTTGGGTATATTAGTATAATTATGTCCCATTTCAAATTGACTGATCAAATTCATAATTTCTTTAAATCCAAAAATGTCctatttagaatctgaaagaattatGACATtttacttggttcagattatagaGATTGTTTGATTATTGGTTTGGCTTCAATTTGGGCTGTAACATTTTGATGTGCATGTGCTTTTGGTTCCTGACTTTCTTGTTGCATCACTGGGCCTGAAGGTGttcacagacaggcacaggcacacaacacATCTGCATCTGACTTTCATAGCTTTGCATGGTCATGCACCTGCTCACATAACTAACCTGTTTTTACCCTATAAGACCACTGTGTCCCTCCGTTCTGAAAATGCAGGCAAACTGGTAGTCCCGAGAGTATCAAAAAAGCTGATGGTTGGTAGTCTTCTTACACATGGCTCCACTACTGTGGAACACCCTATGAGGGAGCCAGACAGTCTCAACATTTAAATCTAGATTAAAAACACGCTTTTTACGTTCAGGCATAATCAGTTATGACGCGGAGGGCTGGCCTCATCGGAAGTGTTTCATTCTGGAGATGGGTGCTGGATAAGGATAGCGGTTCAGAAATCCACACTTGACCATCagcggtgccagtggggttagctACAACCTTAGTCACCGGGTAGGTATGTGGCACCTGCGTTTCTGTTCTGTGCATGAGGAAATCTTCTTCTACACATTTTAGGGTATGACCTTGCCTGAACGCATGCTTCAGAAAAGGGCACTCAGTTGTGCATTTTGTTGATCTGGGGTGCAGTTCGTggtttgggggtgttgggggtgttgggggtgttggggggggggggggggaagcgctTTAGAATAACTTGAATCAAATATCTAAAATTACACTTCCACATATTCCTTTGCCTTTGCAGATAGTTTTGAAATCTGAAACCAAGGAGCAAATAAAAGAACCTGTGAGACCATGACTACCTTCACTCCAGAGGACTTTGGCTTCACCTTGCTGGAGGATGGGACTTCTGTCCAGGATGTCATCGATCAGAAGATCGACACGTTGCGTGCGGAGGTGAGAGAGCTTGAGCTGTCCTGGAAGGCTGCTGGTCAGGCCTTGGAAACCAGTTGTCTGGACTTCAACCGTTCAGTTCCTTgagttaacccttgtgtagtcctAACATTCAGTATACTCCCAACCTGTAACTCATCACAaaatttgtcatcaaatttcaagttgaaaaagatcCTTTAGGGggttctctgctgttaaacatagtggcaggtcatttttgacccttgaGACAACACTAGGGTTAAGCATTTGAAACCAGCAGATGCTGGCAGATCTACCCCAACCAGAATTTGAGATCCATGGTTTGGAGTCTTGCCTTTGATGCCGTTCCACTTGGTGCCTGTCTGTTGTCCTTGACCTCGCGTTTCGTCCCTAGGAGTCCAAAGAGGCTTTCTTTGTGGCGGACCTGGGGGAGGTGGTGAGGAGGTACCAGTTGTGGGTACGTGAGATACCTCGAGTCACGCCCTTCTACGCCGTCAAGTGCAACGACAGCCTTCCCATTGTCAAGACGCTTGCGGCCCTGCAGACGGGGTTCGACTGCGCCAGCAAGGTACTAACCCCAAGCCAGAAGAGTGTCAGTGTATGCATGATTGTGTTTTCAGCAATTTGATCTGGCTAATTGGTAAATATGAGAGAAAATGTAGCcatatgaaatgttttcatgcaAAATGATGTCGATTCGAGACCCTGCAGCTCTTGTCACACAATTAAGCTCCCTCAGTTTCTTTCTGCATAAGAGGCCCACTGGAATACCTGATGCACTCATTCATGTATTCATGTCCATTTCAAAATGAGATTGACAGCATGGTGAATTCACAACTTCTCACTGCTGCTGGTGGAAACGGGGACTACTGCGTTCACCATGGTGCAAAAccaattatttgaaataattctGTTTAGATGGTGCCAGCTGCCATGTTAATTCCattcataattaaataaacactgGTTATTTATTCAGGACATTGTTTACATGAAACTATACATGGCActgatttttaaatgtgtatatatttttgactTATCAGGATACAAATGATGGTGTCTTTGCAGGCTTGCTTCTTAGCGGTGTGCTGGTTCATTCATAGAATAGACTCCAGTCCAACATTTGTTGTCCTCATCTGAACCACTCGGGATGCCCTGTGATCCTGTTTTTGCCTTTGCCCCTTTCCACTTTCAGTGTGAGATGCATCTCATAACGTCTCTCGGGGTGGACCCCAGCAGGATCATCTTTTCCCACACCATCAAGCCGCCCACCTACCTGAAATACGCCACTTCCCTTGGGATCCAGAAGATGACCTTCGACAACGAGGCAGAGCTTGTTAAGATCGTCTGTCTTAACAGTCATGtattgagacaaaaaaaaaaaaagattgtcatTCTTATCAAGTACAAAAAATGTTAGGCAATTTACAGCAATTGTCCCCTTTGGCTAATCTTGAATCAGTGGTTGTGGTGCTGCTTGATTATAAGCCAATGAAATTAACTATTTCCCTGTAAGATCCATGAGCATCAGATCAGGgtgtattgccaatttccatcATACACAATTTCTGAATGTATATGTCTCAATTTTAAATCTAGACCAAAGAATACAAGAGTTATGGTAAGCAAATGTCCCATGTAAGCATGTGCCAAATAGATGTATGAACATTTTGTCCCATTCACATGCAgtgttctgcattgttttttttctaagctatgtctagacAGTTTTACGAAAAGGACATTTGAAGACTGCAAAATGGCACATGACAACTAAATGATAGTATGGGTCTCATACTTGTATTTTGCTCACTAAAGTATCCTGACCTGTCACCCTCctcctacctctccctctccttgtgctctcctcagatagcTACTTTAAAGAAGATTTAAGAACGAAGTACAATAATATATTGTACACCATTATATTCATTGAGATGCATTGATTGACATTTGTCAAATACCTACCCGATGTGGTG is a window of Conger conger chromosome 1, fConCon1.1, whole genome shotgun sequence DNA encoding:
- the LOC133129563 gene encoding ornithine decarboxylase 1-like isoform X3 — protein: MTTFTPEDFGFTLLEDGTSVQDVIDQKIDTLRAEESKEAFFVADLGEVVRRYQLWVREIPRVTPFYAVKCNDSLPIVKTLAALQTGFDCASKCEMHLITSLGVDPSRIIFSHTIKPPTYLKYATSLGIQKMTFDNEIATLKKI
- the LOC133129563 gene encoding ornithine decarboxylase 1-like isoform X2; this encodes MTTFTPEDFGFTLLEDGTSVQDVIDQKIDTLRAEESKEAFFVADLGEVVRRYQLWVREIPRVTPFYAVKCNDSLPIVKTLAALQTGFDCASKCEMHLITSLGVDPSRIIFSHTIKPPTYLKYATSLGIQKMTFDNEAGPPHFCG
- the LOC133129563 gene encoding ornithine decarboxylase 1-like isoform X1, translated to MTTFTPEDFGFTLLEDGTSVQDVIDQKIDTLRAEESKEAFFVADLGEVVRRYQLWVREIPRVTPFYAVKCNDSLPIVKTLAALQTGFDCASKCEMHLITSLGVDPSRIIFSHTIKPPTYLKYATSLGIQKMTFDNEAELVKIVCLNSHVLRQKKKKIVILIKYKKC